The Chloroflexota bacterium sequence ACGCTTGCGCTCTCATCCCAGAGCCGCGTCATCTGCGCGCCCGCCCTCCGGGCCATTGGGATCCTGGAGGGACCGTACGACCTGGTGCTGATGGACCCGCCCTACAGCTCAAAGGACACTCCCGAGGCGTTACGCCTCCTGGTGGAGTGGGGCCTAGTGGCCCCAGGCGGCATCGTAGTGGTGGAGCACGCCTGGCGCGATGGCGCCCCCGCCGCGCCCGCAGGCCTTTCGCTCGATAAGACACGTCGTTACGGCGATACCGCCATCAGCTACTACACCAGGATGGCTTCCCAGTGACAACCGCCGTCTACCCAGGCAGTTTCGATCCCGTTACCCTCGGACACCTCGATATCGCCCGTCGCGCCTCCGCCGTTTTTGACAAGCTGATCGTGGCGGTCTACGATGCGCCGCCGAAGAAGCTCCTTTTCGATACAAAAGAGCGCGTCGCGCTGTTCAAGGAGGCGGTGAAGGGCCTGACGAACGTCACCGTCCTGCCGTACAAGGGCCTGACGGTTGACTATGCGCGCACGATGAAGGCGACGGTCCTTGTGCGCGGGCTTCGGGCGATCTCCGACTTCGAGTATGAGTTCGAGATGGCGATGATGAACAACAATCTCGCCCCAGAAGTTGAAGTGGTCTGTATGATGACTCGTACGGAGTACCAGTTCCTTAGCTCAAGCCTTTTGAAGGAAGTCTGCTCCCTCGGCGGCGATGTGAGCAGGCTCGTTCCCAAGCATGTCGCCGCCGCACTCAAGTCCAAGTACCGCGGATAGCGGACGCATGGAAGGAGCCAGGGCATGACGACGAAACAGCCGAAGCTGCGCAACCGGATGGAGGTCTTCGAAATCCTGGACCGCTTGGAGGCA is a genomic window containing:
- the rsmD gene encoding 16S rRNA (guanine(966)-N(2))-methyltransferase RsmD translates to MRVITGQAKGARLKSLRQTGLRPTSSLVRNAIFSALQARIDPGARVLDLYAGTGALGIEALSRGAGHCDFVEQDRRTAKLIEENIATLALSSQSRVICAPALRAIGILEGPYDLVLMDPPYSSKDTPEALRLLVEWGLVAPGGIVVVEHAWRDGAPAAPAGLSLDKTRRYGDTAISYYTRMASQ
- the coaD gene encoding pantetheine-phosphate adenylyltransferase; this encodes MTTAVYPGSFDPVTLGHLDIARRASAVFDKLIVAVYDAPPKKLLFDTKERVALFKEAVKGLTNVTVLPYKGLTVDYARTMKATVLVRGLRAISDFEYEFEMAMMNNNLAPEVEVVCMMTRTEYQFLSSSLLKEVCSLGGDVSRLVPKHVAAALKSKYRG